A portion of the Chromobacterium sp. IIBBL 290-4 genome contains these proteins:
- a CDS encoding triacylglycerol lipase, whose product MKRSITCGLLLLSLLLAPFTSALASTGYTQTRYPIVLVHGLFGFGQMLGVDYFYQVPAALQADGAQVFVAEVSATDSNEARGEQLLQQVQRIVAITGAQKVNLIGHSQGAPTARYVAGVRPDLVASVTTVGGVNKGSTVADIVRGVAPPGSVSEAVASAVAGALSKVIAFFSGTSNLPQYPIAALDSLTTPGSLAFNAKFPAGVPTTACGEGAYEANGVRYYSWTGAATTTNILDPLTVPMGALGLAFGSTPSDGLVGVCSAHLGQVIRDNYQMNHVNEINQSFGLVSLFEVSPVTLYRQQANRLKNAGL is encoded by the coding sequence ATGAAGCGTTCCATCACTTGCGGCTTATTGCTGCTGTCCCTGCTGTTAGCCCCTTTCACTTCTGCATTGGCTTCCACTGGCTATACCCAAACCCGCTATCCCATCGTTCTGGTCCACGGCTTGTTCGGATTCGGACAAATGTTGGGTGTCGATTACTTTTACCAAGTGCCGGCCGCCCTGCAGGCTGACGGCGCGCAAGTTTTCGTCGCCGAGGTTTCCGCCACAGACAGCAACGAAGCGCGCGGCGAGCAATTGCTGCAACAGGTTCAGCGCATCGTGGCCATCACCGGCGCGCAAAAGGTCAATTTGATCGGCCATAGCCAGGGCGCGCCTACCGCTCGCTATGTGGCGGGCGTGCGGCCCGACCTGGTGGCATCCGTCACCACGGTCGGCGGCGTCAACAAGGGCTCCACCGTCGCCGACATCGTCCGCGGCGTCGCGCCTCCGGGATCGGTGAGCGAGGCGGTGGCATCGGCTGTCGCCGGCGCCTTGTCCAAGGTGATCGCCTTCTTCTCAGGCACCAGCAATCTGCCGCAATACCCGATCGCCGCGTTGGATTCGCTGACCACGCCGGGTTCGCTGGCCTTCAATGCCAAATTCCCGGCCGGCGTGCCAACCACGGCCTGCGGCGAAGGCGCGTATGAGGCCAACGGCGTCCGCTATTACTCATGGACCGGCGCGGCTACCACCACCAACATCCTTGATCCCTTGACCGTTCCGATGGGCGCGCTGGGCCTGGCCTTCGGCTCCACGCCGTCGGATGGACTGGTGGGTGTGTGCTCGGCGCACCTCGGCCAGGTGATTCGCGATAACTACCAGATGAACCACGTCAATGAGATCAACCAGAGCTTCGGCCTGGTCAGCTTGTTCGAGGTCAGTCCGGTGACGCTGTACCGCCAGCAAGCCAACCGCCTGAAGAACGCAGGCTTGTAA